A window of the Aeromicrobium phoceense genome harbors these coding sequences:
- a CDS encoding ABC transporter permease — protein MKARLAGLDSTMIVFVVLAVSIVAGSIITALEGRNFFSVGNIDNVLTTMTILGLIAIGQTLVILVGSLDLSVPFMVSLASVLAGGIMADRSANIALGVAVALGVAVLFGLLNGLIVSMLHVHGFIATLGTGLIVSGFLGSNYQGSSGTAPYAFRLLDATRIGPVPVATLIMLVCAGLAVLMLRRTRLGHHIYAVGGNAEVARMSGVRTQVPIVAAHVICSVTAALAGLLLLARLGVGQPTVGSQAGYDLMSIAAVVLGGTLLSGGKGSIVGTIAGVGIFAVLDNVMGVMELNPFLKDVVRGIVIVVAVAVYARREIDRRPERFGATKEVVS, from the coding sequence ATGAAGGCACGTCTGGCAGGTCTGGACTCGACGATGATCGTGTTCGTCGTGCTGGCGGTCTCGATCGTCGCCGGCTCGATCATCACGGCGCTCGAGGGCCGCAACTTCTTCAGCGTCGGCAACATCGACAACGTCCTGACCACCATGACGATCCTGGGCCTGATCGCGATCGGCCAGACCCTCGTGATCCTCGTGGGCTCGCTGGACCTCTCCGTGCCCTTCATGGTCAGCCTCGCCAGTGTTCTGGCCGGCGGGATCATGGCCGACCGCTCCGCGAACATCGCCCTCGGCGTCGCGGTGGCGCTGGGCGTCGCGGTGCTCTTCGGCCTGCTGAACGGCCTGATCGTCAGCATGCTCCACGTCCACGGCTTCATCGCCACGCTCGGCACCGGCCTGATCGTCTCGGGCTTCCTCGGGTCGAACTACCAGGGCAGCTCGGGCACGGCGCCGTACGCCTTCCGGCTGCTCGACGCCACGCGCATCGGCCCCGTGCCGGTGGCCACGCTCATCATGCTCGTGTGCGCCGGGCTGGCCGTGCTGATGCTGCGCCGTACGCGCCTCGGCCACCACATCTACGCCGTCGGTGGCAACGCCGAGGTGGCCCGCATGTCGGGCGTCCGGACGCAGGTGCCGATCGTCGCGGCGCACGTCATCTGCTCCGTGACGGCCGCGCTCGCCGGACTGCTGCTGCTCGCGCGCCTCGGCGTCGGCCAGCCGACGGTCGGCTCGCAGGCCGGCTACGACCTGATGTCCATCGCGGCGGTCGTGCTCGGCGGCACCCTCCTCTCGGGCGGCAAGGGCAGCATCGTCGGCACGATCGCGGGCGTCGGCATCTTCGCCGTCCTCGACAACGTCATGGGCGTCATGGAGCTGAACCCGTTCCTGAAGGACGTGGTGCGCGGCATCGTCATCGTCGTCGCGGTCGCCGTCTACGCGCGCCGCGAGATCGACCGGCGACCCGAGCGCTTCGGCGCGACGAAGGAGGTCGTCTCATGA
- a CDS encoding ABC transporter permease, protein MSMSVRALPLHEGTPGRRFLGVLATPGGAVFLLVIALLLAIIVSNPSFAEGNSLIRFAGRTAPIAIAAMGQYFVIVSGEFDLSMGAVIAAQVVLAGNVIGQDESRILPGLLLMLAVGAGIGLLNGLATTLLKVPSFIVTLGMMLSLTGLVRYVTGGAATGNPSDRFREIGRGGIENVPVVGMIPYPLIVLIAVGAFAVWLMRRPFGRTLIAAGDNPESARFSGTPLWWTKTRAFMISSLSATVAGILLVGYAGVHPSVGGGYEFAAITAVVLGGVVLGGGRGWVLSAAAGAFALELLFVLLTSLGIASTWRDTVQGLIIIAAVALAGRAWQGAGRRRGPTTSPPPSPQPATGATTGEN, encoded by the coding sequence ATGAGCATGAGCGTGCGCGCGCTGCCCCTCCACGAGGGCACCCCCGGCCGACGGTTCCTGGGCGTCCTGGCCACCCCCGGCGGCGCCGTCTTCCTCCTCGTCATCGCGCTGCTCCTCGCGATCATCGTGTCCAACCCGAGCTTCGCCGAGGGCAACTCGCTGATTCGGTTCGCGGGTCGCACGGCGCCGATCGCGATCGCCGCGATGGGCCAGTACTTCGTCATCGTCAGCGGCGAGTTCGACCTCTCCATGGGCGCGGTGATCGCCGCCCAGGTCGTCCTGGCCGGCAACGTCATCGGTCAGGACGAGTCGCGGATCCTGCCGGGGCTGCTGCTGATGCTGGCCGTCGGCGCCGGGATCGGGCTGCTCAACGGGCTGGCCACCACGCTGCTCAAGGTGCCGAGCTTCATCGTCACGCTCGGCATGATGCTGTCGCTGACGGGTCTCGTGCGATACGTCACCGGCGGCGCCGCGACCGGCAACCCCTCCGACCGCTTCCGCGAGATCGGCCGCGGCGGCATCGAGAACGTGCCGGTCGTCGGGATGATCCCGTACCCGCTGATCGTGCTCATCGCTGTCGGAGCGTTCGCCGTGTGGCTCATGCGCCGTCCGTTCGGTCGCACCCTGATCGCCGCCGGCGACAACCCCGAGTCCGCACGCTTCTCCGGCACGCCGCTGTGGTGGACCAAGACGCGGGCCTTCATGATCTCGTCCCTGTCCGCGACAGTCGCCGGCATCCTGCTGGTCGGCTACGCCGGCGTTCACCCCTCGGTCGGCGGCGGCTACGAGTTCGCCGCCATCACGGCGGTCGTGCTCGGCGGCGTCGTGCTTGGCGGCGGACGCGGCTGGGTCCTCTCGGCCGCGGCGGGCGCCTTCGCGCTCGAGCTGCTCTTCGTGCTGCTGACCAGCCTCGGCATCGCGTCGACGTGGCGCGACACCGTGCAGGGCCTCATCATCATCGCCGCCGTCGCCCTCGCGGGCCGGGCCTGGCAGGGCGCAGGGCGCCGCCGCGGCCCCACGACTTCTCCACCCCCATCACCCCAGCCCGCCACGGGCGCAACGACAGGAGAGAACTGA
- a CDS encoding substrate-binding domain-containing protein translates to MRGVLVSAAAVLVLAGCSTDDVPDSGDDDSGSKDTEWFVQADFDRQDEQRSATFEGDPATPWMQYIAGDMADTAKFKTEGAKKVCFANASISNPWRQTGWITMQQQLKVMQDEGVVSEMETRDAQDSDDTQIADIDYFIKEGNCDAFIISPNSTAAMTPAVERACETGKPVVVFDRGVDTDCATTFIHPIGGYAWGIDTAEFLVDNLEKGDKVIALRILPGVDVLETRWAAAEKIFEENDIEAEDQFTDADPTKIKQIITDAINQDDIKGVWMDAGDGAVAAIEAFEDAGKDYPVMTGEDEMSFLRKWEDTGLTGLAPVYSNFQWRTPLLALQKIFAGEEVPAEWVLPQSPITEDDRADYLKANDGMPDGHYAKFGGEDLPGFPKAWQDR, encoded by the coding sequence ATGAGAGGGGTACTGGTGTCGGCCGCGGCCGTCCTGGTACTGGCCGGCTGCAGCACGGACGACGTGCCCGACTCCGGCGACGACGACTCGGGATCCAAGGACACCGAGTGGTTCGTCCAGGCTGACTTCGACCGTCAGGACGAACAGCGCAGCGCCACCTTCGAGGGCGATCCCGCCACGCCGTGGATGCAGTACATCGCCGGCGACATGGCCGACACCGCGAAGTTCAAGACCGAGGGCGCCAAGAAGGTCTGCTTCGCGAACGCCTCGATCAGCAACCCGTGGCGCCAGACCGGCTGGATCACGATGCAGCAGCAGCTGAAGGTGATGCAGGACGAGGGCGTCGTCTCGGAGATGGAGACCCGCGACGCGCAGGACTCCGACGACACGCAGATCGCCGACATCGACTACTTCATCAAGGAGGGCAACTGCGACGCCTTCATCATCTCGCCGAACTCCACGGCGGCGATGACCCCGGCCGTCGAGCGCGCCTGTGAGACCGGCAAGCCGGTCGTGGTGTTCGACCGCGGCGTCGACACCGACTGCGCCACCACGTTCATCCACCCGATCGGTGGCTACGCGTGGGGCATCGACACGGCCGAGTTCCTCGTGGACAACCTCGAGAAGGGCGACAAGGTCATCGCGCTGCGCATCCTGCCCGGCGTCGACGTCCTGGAGACCCGCTGGGCCGCGGCCGAGAAGATCTTCGAGGAGAACGACATCGAGGCGGAGGACCAGTTCACCGACGCCGATCCCACCAAGATCAAGCAGATCATCACCGACGCCATCAACCAGGACGACATCAAGGGCGTCTGGATGGACGCCGGTGACGGTGCCGTCGCGGCCATCGAGGCCTTCGAGGACGCGGGCAAGGACTACCCGGTCATGACCGGTGAGGACGAGATGAGCTTCCTGCGCAAGTGGGAGGACACCGGCCTGACCGGCCTGGCGCCCGTCTACTCCAACTTCCAGTGGCGCACCCCGCTGCTGGCCCTGCAGAAGATCTTCGCGGGCGAGGAGGTGCCGGCCGAGTGGGTCCTGCCACAGTCGCCGATCACCGAGGACGACCGCGCGGACTACCTGAAGGCGAACGACGGGATGCCGGACGGGCACTACGCCAAGTTCGGCGGCGAGGACCTCCCGGGCTTCCCGAAGGCCTGGCAGGACCGCTGA